CAGGTGAGGCAGGTCGGTTGGAGGACCAATAGTGCCGTAATAAACACTGCTTCCAAACTTAAACTTGATGATTGAGAAACACCCAAGATTTCTCCCTCCAGCCCCTCACCCACCACCCAGAGCTTCTGATCACACTGAGCTCCAGGGGTTCTGAGAGCTGGAGTTACAAAGGTATTTTCACATCTGACATCTCAATTCCAGCAACGGCCTAATCAGGGCCCTTGGGGAGCTGACATTTGATATTgtctggggaggggggaggggcgggggcccgTGGGTCATGAAAGAGCAAGAGGTTTGTAGGTAGTGAGGCCCTCAAAGAGAAAAGTCATCAATGTCAGAAAAGATGATATCCCATTATTCTGGCCATATCCAATCCCTATTGGGTGGCAAGTAAGCCAATGACATAAATTGCCGCCCCCTTCTCTCCGCCCTCCCCCTAATCCCAGCAACTCCTCTCATCTCTTTTCTGGTCTTGCTAGAGAAGCCTGGTTGCTGGGAACAGCTCAAGGGGTCACCATGCTCTTCATACTCACAGCTCTTCTCTGCTGTGGTGAGTacaagggggtggggaaggggcctGGGCAGAAGGCCGGGGTGAAGTCCCGTGGGGGAGGGGGCAAAGCCCTGGCAGCAATTTCTTTTGCAGGACTGTGCACTGGGGTAttgacagaagagactggtgagTTTTTCCTGCTCCAGACTGGGACATTCCTCCCTGGAGATCCGAAATAACTACAGAGTGTCAGTGTCAGTGGCCAGGGAGTGACTGGTTGGGAGGGAAGGGCAGCCAGGAAGGGGCACTTTGCTGAAGCTGCTGGCAAAATTGAGCCTCCAACTCTGCTTTTCTGCCTGCAAAATTTCCCCCAAGCTTCTGCATTTTTCTGAGGCTCAGCTGAGACATCAGCGTCTTCTTTCCCCAGCACCTgcagaagggaggaaagagtTTGGATTGGGGCTGAAAGGGGAGGTGGGCAGTGTGAtctggggaggggggttcaagggcaaggaaagggggagggggaggggagggaggatgcCTTCATTAACTCTGCTGTTTCTAGAAATAATCATGCCAACCCCTAAGCCTGAGCTGTGGGCAGAGACCAACTTCCCTCTGGCCCCGTGGAAGAACTTAACCCTCTGGTGCAGAAGCCCGTCTGGTTCAACTAAGGAGTTTGTGTTGCTGAAGGATGGCACCGGGTGGATCGCAACTCGCCCGGCCTCAGAGCAGGTCCGGGCTGCCTTCCCCCTTGGAGCCCTGACCCAGACTCACACCGGGAGTTACCACTGCCATTCCTGGGAGGAGATGGCTGTGTCTGAGCCCAGTGAGGCACTTGAGCTGGTGGGGACAGGTAAGAAAAGGCCGAGGGTCCGCTCGGCATGATCCTTGGTGCCGCTGGGACTCCAGCGGTGCTCCGAGGTATGGGGAAATGCTCAGAGATCCAGAGCCCAAGGGACTTCTGCTGCCTGTAGGAGAgaaggggggaggggtggggaggagagttgAGAGGAGAGTGACAGGAAGAGCCAAGGCCCGGCCAGGATGGATCTCTGTTTTGCTGACCGAGTGACTCTGCGTGTCCCATCTGGGCACCTCCTAACTTCGGATTCCTTCTCCTTGTCCtccctgttttgttttccagataTCCTCCCCAAGCCTGTCATTTCTGCTTCCCCCCCAATTCGGGGCCAGGAACTGCAAATCCGCTGCAAAGGATGGCTGGCAGGCATGGGGTTTGCTCTGTACAAGGAGGGAATGCAGGAACCCGTCCAGCAACTTGGTGCCGTTGGGAGAGAAGGCTTCTTTACAATCCGGAGAATGGAGGATAAAGACGAAGGCAATTATAGCTGCCGAACTCACACTGAAAAGCGCCCCTTCAAGTGGTCCGAGCCTAGTGAGCCCCTGGAGCTTGTCATAAAAGGTAGAGCTGAAAGGGGTGTatgagggaggaggggggaagcAAAGCTCCAGGTCAGACGCTCCTTTCCCCACAGCGAACTTTGCTGTTGGTCCTAGGAGCCTGTGTCCAATCTTAGAGCCAGGCAGGCGTGGCGCTGGGAgtgccagggcctctggctgcacGATATTAATAGCCATAATCGTTATTAATAGCTGGGGTTTGTGGAGGGTGATTTaacttttctaattattttcatatCAATTATCTCATTTAGCTATAGAGCAAATACTCAAAGGAGGTGGATCAGGTGCAATTTCCCCTTCTTGTCCCAAtgggcaaactgaggctcagggaatcAGCAGAGCCCCAGTAACTATCCACTCTTTTAGCTAGCTTCTGCTGGCAGTGAGGATTAGACTTGAGGAGGTgagaggtggggtgagggggtcCCTGTGAAAAGTCTGTCTGCAAAGTGGTTTTGGCTGGATTTTTAAATGCACCTTCTTCTGAATGAAATACTACAGGAAGCCAAGCTGCTTTCTGGAACCAGTGTTTGCCATATTATCTAGCTTGCTTTCTATTGATTTGTTTTTGGTTACGTTTGGTTTTTGCCTTCTAGAAATGTACCCCAAGCCCTTCTTTGAGACCTGgaccagtcctgtggtcactccTGGTTCCCGGGTGACTTTTAATTGCTCCACCCCCCACCAGCACATGAGCTTTATTCTTTACAAAGATGGAAGTGAAGTAGCATCCAGCGACAGTTCCTGGGCAAGTCTGGGAGCCAGTGCAGCCCACTTTCTGATCATTTCggtgggcattggtgatggaggGAATTACAGCTGCCGCTATTACGACTTTGCGATCTGGTCAGAGCCCAGTGACCCTGTGGAACTCGTGGTGACAGGTCAGGACTGGGGAAATGCAGGTGGAGGTGGTACTGTCCCTGGGACAATGGGCAAGAGGGATGTCAGTGGGAGAGGAAGAGTCGCCCCTTCTAAAAGTCACCAAGAATGTGCTCAGGACAGTGCCTGCATGTAGTAAACAGTCCATGTAAGGCAAATGCTTATATTATCACTAATATGGgaagaggagaagaaggaggaaaataATCCACTTCTGGGGAAAGAAATGAGGCAGATGGGGATGTTTCACATGTTGCCCTGTTTCTGAAGTCTTTTTGTAGCTTGGCCTTGAGCTTTAGGCCCAAGGTCCACTTTTTCTTTAGCTGGGCTACCGGATATGGGTGGGCTAGATGCCCTCAGAGAAAGGGCAAAGACCCTGAAGGGTCAACTGCATACTATGCGGCCGTTACAAATGATAGTTTCCAAAGGCTGGTTAATGTCATAGGAAAATGTTTAcaatataaagtgaaaaatattaaacTATACAACTGTGTATACAGTAAGCCCAGTTATACAAACAGTTATAGCCACAATGATATAGgcatgtacaaaaataaatgggaagtAATACGGAAACGTGTACAAAAAATGGCCATCTTTGAGTGGTAGAATTGTACTGTCTTCATtagttttttttctatattttctagttttctacaATAAGCATATATTGTTTCTTATAAtaacactaaaaaacaaaaacaaaacagtgctCAGAATGTATGAGGCAGGATTCTCTTATGTGTGTTCTCTTTAATTTCAGAATTCTACCCCAAACCCACGCTCCTGGCACAGCCAGGTCCCGTGGTTCTTCCTGGGAAGAATGTGACCCTGCGTTGCCAAGGGGCTTTCCAGGGCATGAGGTTTGCCCTCCTGCAAGAGGGAACCCTGGGTCCCTTACAGTTCCGGAGTGCCTCGGGGAACTCGGCTGACTTCCTCCTCCATACTGTTGGAGCAGAGGACTCTGGGAACTACAGCTGTGTCTACTTTGAGACCACTATGTCAAACAGGGGATCATATCTCAGCAAGCCTCTTATGATCTGGGTGACTGGTAAGGACAGACAAGACGTGGGGCTGGGACAGAAGCAACTGGagtagaggttcagttcagttcagtcgctcagtcgtgtccgactctttgcaaccccatgaaccacagcatgtaGGGGTAAGGGAGGGTAATCCCTCTTGGAAGGCTAGGCTAGGCTAGGCTAGGACATAGAGGGGAACGGTTGTGTctggaaggagaaaaataaagggtTAATTCAGTGATAAGTTCGCATGCTCACCACTTTCCATCTTTGGTCTCTTCCTAGACACATTCCCCAAGCCACGGTTGTTTGCTGAGCCCAGTTCTGTGGTTCCTGTGGGGCAGAATGTTACTCTCTGGTGCCAAGGGCCAGTACAGGGAGTAGGGTACATTCTGCACAAAGAAATAGAAGCCACTTCAGTGCAGCTCTGGGGATCCACCAGTAATGATGGGGCCTTCCCCATCACCAACATATCTGGTGCTAGCATAGGTCGTTACAGCTGCTGCTACCACCCTGACTGGACCAGCCTTATCAAGATACAGCCTAGCAACACCCTGGAACTCATAGTCACAGGTAaggggaagatgctctggaatgGGCAGGGGAGTATAGAAAAGAGGGAACTGAGCTGGCTGATAATTCACGGGAAATGGTTTTCCAAGGGCTCAAGGAGAGGCAGGCAGTAACTCTCCTCTTTATTGAGACTTCAGGGGTGATGCCCTGGTAAGTGGCCACCTCTCTATGAACCAAgagttcatttcttctaggtttgcTCCCCAAACCCAGCCTATTAGCCCAACCTGGTCCCATGGTGGCCCCTGGAGAAAACATGACTCTTCAGTGTCAGGGGGAACTGGCAGACTCAACATTTGTCCTGTTGAAGAAGGGTATTCAAGAGCCTTTAAAGCAACAGAGGCCAAATGGGTACAGGGCTGACTTCTGGATGCCAGCAGTGAGCAGTGAAGATTCTGGGATGTACAGCTGTGTGTATTATTTGGATTCTGCTCCCCTTGCAGCTTCTAATCACAGTGACTCCCTGGAGATCTGGGTGACTGGTAAGGTCTTAGAGATTTCAATAAGACTGTAGTTTTTTTAGTAGTTATCCCTAAGGGGATAAAGAGCTGGGTTCGAGGCCATTTCTAACTCTGTATCCTGGTTGGTTGCAGACAAGCCCCCTAAACCCTCCTTATCAGCTTCGCCTGGCACTGTGTTCAAGCTCGGAAAGGATATCACCCTTCAGTGCAGAGGGCCCCTACCAGGTGTGGAATTTGTCCTGGAACATGATGGAGAAGAAGCACCTCAACAATTCTCAGAGGATGGAGACTTTGTCATCAATAATGTCGAAGGAAAGGGCATTGGAAACTATAGCTGCAGCTACCGTCTGCAGGCCTACCCCGATATCTGGTCAGAGCCTAGTGATACTCTGGAGCTGGTGGGGGCAGCAGGTGAGATGATAATCCCTCCATGATTCTGGCCTGACACACCTGGGACCCCGGAGACAGTCTCCATGGAGGCAGGCCACACATGGAAGGGGAGAGGTTTGGAGTCAGAGACCTCAAGTatggtcatttttctttttctcctaggGATGGTAAGGAGGTGGAACCTCAGATTCACTCAAAGATAGTGACAAGGATACTTTCAATGCATCTTCCACCCCACAAGGGAGGGCTGCCTCTGCCTCAGCAGAAGCACTGCCTCTGACCACCCCATCTCTTGTCCCAACATGTGGTTCCCAAGTGAACCCCAGAGGAGGCCAGATGAAGGGGCAGCAAGAGAGCAAGGAGAACACACGTGTACTAAACTCTATGCCATTGGTTTCTGCTCTTTTATCATCACAGGGCCTGCTGCTCAGGAATGCACTGTGGG
The genomic region above belongs to Ovis canadensis isolate MfBH-ARS-UI-01 breed Bighorn chromosome X, ARS-UI_OviCan_v2, whole genome shotgun sequence and contains:
- the IGSF1 gene encoding immunoglobulin superfamily member 1 isoform X2, which translates into the protein MTLDKPGEGATMLRTFTLLLFCAGLSLGVTPMGQLPKPIFWIQTETSPLPGCNVNILCHGWLQDLVFMLFKEGYAEPVDYQVPTGRVAIFSIANMTPESEGVYICRTHIQMLPTLWSEPSNPLKLIVAGLYPKPTLTAYPGPIMAPGESLNLRCQGPIYGMTFALIRLEDLEKSFYLKRPIKNEAYFFFRALKIHDAGHYLCFYYDGSYRGSLLSDILKIWVTDTFPKTWLLAQPSPVVQMGQNVSLWCRGPVDGVGLALYKKGEDKPLQLLDTTSIYDDTSFFLNNVTSSDAGIYSCHYLLSWKTSIRMTSHNTVELVVVDKPPKPSLSAWPSTVFKLGKAITLQCRVPHPVLEFCLEWEERATSPKFSVDGDFIISNVEGKGAGTYSCSYRIEAHPNIWSHRSEPLKLMGPAGFLTWNHVLNETIRLFLVIQLVALLFVVLWIRWKCRRLRIREAWLLGTAQGVTMLFILTALLCCGLCTGVLTEETEIIMPTPKPELWAETNFPLAPWKNLTLWCRSPSGSTKEFVLLKDGTGWIATRPASEQVRAAFPLGALTQTHTGSYHCHSWEEMAVSEPSEALELVGTDILPKPVISASPPIRGQELQIRCKGWLAGMGFALYKEGMQEPVQQLGAVGREGFFTIRRMEDKDEGNYSCRTHTEKRPFKWSEPSEPLELVIKEMYPKPFFETWTSPVVTPGSRVTFNCSTPHQHMSFILYKDGSEVASSDSSWASLGASAAHFLIISVGIGDGGNYSCRYYDFAIWSEPSDPVELVVTEFYPKPTLLAQPGPVVLPGKNVTLRCQGAFQGMRFALLQEGTLGPLQFRSASGNSADFLLHTVGAEDSGNYSCVYFETTMSNRGSYLSKPLMIWVTDTFPKPRLFAEPSSVVPVGQNVTLWCQGPVQGVGYILHKEIEATSVQLWGSTSNDGAFPITNISGASIGRYSCCYHPDWTSLIKIQPSNTLELIVTGLLPKPSLLAQPGPMVAPGENMTLQCQGELADSTFVLLKKGIQEPLKQQRPNGYRADFWMPAVSSEDSGMYSCVYYLDSAPLAASNHSDSLEIWVTDKPPKPSLSASPGTVFKLGKDITLQCRGPLPGVEFVLEHDGEEAPQQFSEDGDFVINNVEGKGIGNYSCSYRLQAYPDIWSEPSDTLELVGAAGPAAQECTVGNIVRSTLIVVVVVALGVVLAIEWKKWPRLRTRGSETDGRDQTIALEECNQEGDLGTNTNSPSSVSQGTSVEQPVPI
- the IGSF1 gene encoding immunoglobulin superfamily member 1 isoform X1; this translates as MTLDKPGEGATMLRTFTLLLFCAGLSLGVTPMAVMPSQPELWIESNYPQAPWENITLWCKSPSQISSKFLLLKDKTQMTWIRPSRKTFQVSFPIGALTQANTGLYRCCYWKETGWSEPSKVLELEAPGQLPKPIFWIQTETSPLPGCNVNILCHGWLQDLVFMLFKEGYAEPVDYQVPTGRVAIFSIANMTPESEGVYICRTHIQMLPTLWSEPSNPLKLIVAGLYPKPTLTAYPGPIMAPGESLNLRCQGPIYGMTFALIRLEDLEKSFYLKRPIKNEAYFFFRALKIHDAGHYLCFYYDGSYRGSLLSDILKIWVTDTFPKTWLLAQPSPVVQMGQNVSLWCRGPVDGVGLALYKKGEDKPLQLLDTTSIYDDTSFFLNNVTSSDAGIYSCHYLLSWKTSIRMTSHNTVELVVVDKPPKPSLSAWPSTVFKLGKAITLQCRVPHPVLEFCLEWEERATSPKFSVDGDFIISNVEGKGAGTYSCSYRIEAHPNIWSHRSEPLKLMGPAGFLTWNHVLNETIRLFLVIQLVALLFVVLWIRWKCRRLRIREAWLLGTAQGVTMLFILTALLCCGLCTGVLTEETEIIMPTPKPELWAETNFPLAPWKNLTLWCRSPSGSTKEFVLLKDGTGWIATRPASEQVRAAFPLGALTQTHTGSYHCHSWEEMAVSEPSEALELVGTDILPKPVISASPPIRGQELQIRCKGWLAGMGFALYKEGMQEPVQQLGAVGREGFFTIRRMEDKDEGNYSCRTHTEKRPFKWSEPSEPLELVIKEMYPKPFFETWTSPVVTPGSRVTFNCSTPHQHMSFILYKDGSEVASSDSSWASLGASAAHFLIISVGIGDGGNYSCRYYDFAIWSEPSDPVELVVTEFYPKPTLLAQPGPVVLPGKNVTLRCQGAFQGMRFALLQEGTLGPLQFRSASGNSADFLLHTVGAEDSGNYSCVYFETTMSNRGSYLSKPLMIWVTDTFPKPRLFAEPSSVVPVGQNVTLWCQGPVQGVGYILHKEIEATSVQLWGSTSNDGAFPITNISGASIGRYSCCYHPDWTSLIKIQPSNTLELIVTGLLPKPSLLAQPGPMVAPGENMTLQCQGELADSTFVLLKKGIQEPLKQQRPNGYRADFWMPAVSSEDSGMYSCVYYLDSAPLAASNHSDSLEIWVTDKPPKPSLSASPGTVFKLGKDITLQCRGPLPGVEFVLEHDGEEAPQQFSEDGDFVINNVEGKGIGNYSCSYRLQAYPDIWSEPSDTLELVGAAGPAAQECTVGNIVRSTLIVVVVVALGVVLAIEWKKWPRLRTRGSETDGRDQTIALEECNQEGDLGTNTNSPSSVSQGTSVEQPVPI